Proteins found in one Polymorphobacter fuscus genomic segment:
- the fdhD gene encoding formate dehydrogenase accessory sulfurtransferase FdhD, translated as MKIETEFRRIEPDAKVQRIHRAIAEEVPIAIEVNGIGYAVLMATPAHLDDLAFGFARAERLIDGAAELIDVSSHTRPDGILLRLTLAAHVADRVGERVRHRIAESSCGLCGIENLEQALRPLPAITERSHADDAAIFRALAALGDHQPLNRATGAVHAAAAVAVDGAIRLVREDVGRHNAFDKLIGAMLRQGLEWDNGFALLSSRCSYELVEKAALAHCPMLVTISAPTSLALARAAAAGLPLRVLARADAMLATTSVA; from the coding sequence ATGAAGATCGAGACCGAATTTCGCCGCATCGAACCCGATGCCAAGGTGCAACGCATCCACCGCGCCATCGCTGAGGAAGTGCCGATCGCCATCGAGGTCAACGGCATCGGCTATGCCGTGCTCATGGCCACACCGGCGCATCTCGACGACCTGGCGTTCGGCTTCGCGCGGGCAGAACGGCTCATCGATGGCGCCGCTGAGCTGATCGACGTCAGCAGCCACACCCGGCCCGACGGCATCTTGCTGCGGCTGACGCTCGCCGCGCATGTCGCCGACCGGGTGGGCGAACGCGTGCGCCATCGCATCGCGGAATCGTCGTGCGGCCTGTGCGGAATCGAAAATCTGGAACAGGCGCTGCGGCCGCTGCCTGCCATTACCGAGCGATCGCACGCCGATGACGCCGCGATCTTTCGCGCACTTGCGGCGCTGGGCGATCACCAGCCGCTCAATCGCGCCACCGGCGCCGTCCACGCCGCGGCGGCGGTCGCCGTCGATGGCGCGATCCGCCTGGTGCGCGAGGACGTCGGCCGCCACAACGCCTTCGACAAGTTGATCGGTGCCATGCTGCGTCAGGGCCTGGAATGGGACAACGGCTTTGCCCTGCTCTCGTCGCGCTGCTCCTACGAACTGGTCGAAAAGGCCGCGCTGGCCCATTGCCCGATGCTGGTGACGATTTCGGCGCCCACCAGCCTGGCGCTTGCCCGCGCCGCCGCTGCCGGTCTGCCGCTGCGGGTCCTGGCGCGCGCCGATGCCATGCTCGCGACGACGTCAGTCGCCTGA
- a CDS encoding cytochrome c oxidase subunit II, which yields MIPQRMLLALCCTPGLAGCAGPLSTLAPGGPAAASIATLWWVMLAGAVAIFVFTMGLFALAYRSKAHGDPSVRVWIKGLGIAFPTTVLMALLLYGLVVGEKLQAVPAADVVEVAATGRQWEWHFWQPLADGRSVETVGVLHIPAGRPIDVVVRSDDVIHSFWVPMLAGKMDAIPGKTNRLRLMARQPGRYEGVCAEFCGLGHTGNRFVVVAHDRAGWAALPGALS from the coding sequence TTGATCCCGCAACGCATGCTGCTGGCACTTTGTTGCACGCCCGGACTTGCCGGCTGCGCCGGGCCCCTGTCGACGCTCGCGCCCGGCGGCCCGGCGGCGGCGTCGATCGCGACGCTCTGGTGGGTGATGCTGGCGGGTGCGGTCGCCATCTTCGTGTTCACCATGGGCCTGTTCGCCCTGGCTTATCGATCGAAGGCGCATGGCGATCCATCGGTGCGCGTCTGGATCAAGGGCCTGGGGATCGCCTTTCCGACGACGGTGCTGATGGCCCTGCTGCTATATGGTCTGGTGGTCGGTGAGAAACTCCAGGCCGTCCCGGCCGCCGATGTCGTCGAAGTCGCAGCGACCGGGCGGCAATGGGAATGGCATTTTTGGCAGCCGCTGGCCGATGGGCGCAGCGTCGAGACTGTCGGTGTTCTCCACATTCCGGCGGGCCGGCCGATCGATGTCGTGGTGCGATCCGACGATGTGATCCACAGTTTCTGGGTGCCGATGCTGGCCGGCAAGATGGACGCCATTCCCGGCAAGACCAACCGGCTGCGGCTGATGGCGCGACAGCCGGGACGCTATGAAGGCGTGTGTGCCGAATTCTGCGGCCTTGGCCATACCGGCAACCGCTTCGTGGTGGTCGCGCACGACCGGGCCGGCTGGGCGGCCTTGCCGGGGGCGCTCTCGTGA
- the ctaD gene encoding cytochrome c oxidase subunit I has protein sequence MTALRRHRALHAIWDRGPGWRGALATVNHTDVGRRFIITAFVFFCIGGVLSMLIRAQLATPGSAFVGPAVYNQIFTMHGSIMMFLFAIPMIEGLAFYMLPKLLGGRDMAFPRLSAFGYWCYLFGGTILILALLFGVAPDGGWFMYTPLSSKVYTPGINADIWLIGVTFVEVSAMAAAIEILVSILKLRTAGMRIDRMPLFAWYMLVTALMMLIGFPPLIMGSILLEVERAFDWPFFNPDRGGDPLLWQHLFWLFGHPEVYIIFLPAAGVVSTVLPVMARTRILGYGWIIAAILALAILSFGLWVHHMFTTGIPHMALGFFSAASALVAIPTGIQIFAWIGTLWSGRPDLKLPMLYIFGFFVVFIIGGLTGVMLAMVPFNWQAHDTAFVTAHLHYVLVGGFIFPMLAGAAYWLPHFTGRRPVKRLGEAAFWLIFVGFNLTFFMMHMVGLLGQPRRIYSYPETMGWTGYNLLSSVGSFVMAFGFALFAIDVALQIYLGRRTRRNLWAAGTLEWAMLLPPPTYNFASLPRVTDHDPLADSPGLATSLARGEGYLAEPRHGWRETLGGDMLTGRPEYIVLLPGNTLLPLVMGFLTGGFFLSILAGIYWLAPVFLAAVAACGWRWAWTLGSRTDLGPQAAGCGVSLPTQGEAPGSPGHWGSVFAVVADGTLFATLLFGYAYLWTIAGGWPPPQLMSPGVVGAALAVVAVALASFAARRAVADGAALAVRRLALATMMAAQGAALALLVLEIATGMPAPTGHAYAATIMVLMLYAAVHLALALLLAAFAFARVGAGYVSDRRTAEVRIAAMWQDYAAVATLVVLLATKLPAVLA, from the coding sequence GTGACCGCGCTGCGTCGCCACCGGGCGCTTCATGCGATCTGGGACCGCGGGCCCGGCTGGCGCGGTGCGCTGGCAACGGTCAACCACACCGATGTCGGCCGGCGGTTCATCATCACGGCCTTCGTGTTCTTCTGCATCGGCGGCGTGCTGTCGATGTTGATCCGCGCGCAGCTGGCGACGCCGGGAAGTGCGTTCGTCGGCCCCGCCGTCTACAACCAGATCTTCACGATGCACGGCAGCATCATGATGTTCCTGTTCGCCATCCCGATGATCGAGGGGCTGGCCTTCTACATGCTGCCCAAGCTGCTGGGCGGCCGCGACATGGCGTTTCCGCGCCTGTCGGCCTTTGGTTACTGGTGCTATCTGTTCGGCGGCACCATCCTGATCCTGGCCCTGTTGTTCGGGGTGGCGCCGGACGGTGGCTGGTTCATGTACACGCCGCTGTCGTCCAAGGTCTACACGCCCGGGATCAATGCGGATATCTGGCTGATCGGCGTCACTTTCGTCGAAGTGTCGGCGATGGCAGCGGCGATCGAAATCCTCGTTTCGATCCTGAAGTTGCGTACGGCGGGCATGCGGATCGACCGCATGCCGCTGTTCGCCTGGTACATGCTCGTCACGGCGTTGATGATGCTGATCGGCTTTCCGCCGCTGATCATGGGGTCGATCCTGCTCGAGGTGGAGCGCGCCTTTGACTGGCCGTTCTTCAACCCCGATCGCGGCGGTGACCCACTGCTGTGGCAGCATCTGTTCTGGCTATTCGGCCACCCCGAAGTCTACATCATCTTCCTGCCTGCGGCGGGGGTCGTCTCCACCGTCCTGCCGGTCATGGCGCGCACTCGGATCCTGGGATACGGGTGGATCATCGCGGCGATCCTGGCGCTGGCGATCCTCAGCTTCGGGCTGTGGGTGCACCACATGTTCACGACCGGCATTCCGCACATGGCGCTGGGGTTCTTTTCGGCCGCGTCGGCACTGGTCGCCATCCCGACGGGAATCCAGATCTTTGCCTGGATCGGCACCCTGTGGTCGGGGCGGCCCGACCTCAAGCTGCCGATGCTGTATATCTTCGGCTTTTTCGTCGTCTTCATCATCGGCGGGCTGACCGGTGTCATGCTGGCGATGGTGCCGTTCAACTGGCAGGCGCATGATACGGCGTTCGTCACGGCACATCTTCATTATGTGCTGGTCGGCGGCTTCATCTTCCCGATGCTCGCCGGCGCCGCCTATTGGCTGCCGCATTTCACCGGCCGCCGGCCCGTCAAGCGGCTCGGCGAGGCGGCTTTCTGGCTGATCTTCGTCGGCTTCAACCTGACCTTCTTCATGATGCACATGGTCGGGTTGCTCGGCCAGCCGCGGCGCATCTACAGCTATCCCGAAACGATGGGCTGGACCGGCTATAATCTGCTGTCGTCGGTCGGCAGCTTCGTCATGGCGTTCGGTTTTGCGCTGTTCGCCATCGATGTGGCGCTGCAGATTTACCTCGGCCGGCGGACGCGGCGCAACCTGTGGGCGGCGGGAACGCTCGAATGGGCCATGCTGCTGCCGCCGCCGACCTATAATTTCGCCAGCCTGCCGCGGGTCACCGACCATGATCCGCTCGCCGACAGCCCGGGCCTGGCGACATCGCTGGCCCGCGGCGAAGGCTATCTGGCGGAGCCCCGGCACGGCTGGCGCGAGACGCTGGGCGGCGACATGCTGACCGGCCGGCCCGAATATATCGTGCTGCTGCCCGGCAACACGCTGTTGCCGCTGGTCATGGGGTTCCTCACCGGCGGGTTCTTCCTGTCGATCCTCGCCGGCATCTACTGGCTGGCGCCGGTGTTCCTCGCGGCGGTCGCGGCGTGCGGGTGGCGCTGGGCGTGGACGCTCGGCAGCCGGACCGACCTTGGCCCGCAGGCGGCGGGCTGCGGCGTGTCGCTGCCGACCCAGGGCGAGGCGCCGGGTTCACCCGGGCATTGGGGCAGCGTCTTCGCGGTCGTCGCCGACGGGACTTTGTTCGCGACCCTGTTGTTCGGCTATGCCTATCTGTGGACGATTGCCGGCGGCTGGCCGCCACCGCAGCTGATGTCCCCGGGTGTGGTCGGTGCGGCGCTTGCGGTCGTGGCGGTGGCGCTGGCCAGCTTCGCGGCACGCCGCGCGGTTGCCGATGGTGCAGCGCTCGCAGTGCGGCGCCTTGCGCTGGCGACGATGATGGCCGCGCAGGGCGCGGCGCTGGCGCTGCTGGTGCTGGAAATCGCCACCGGGATGCCGGCGCCGACCGGCCATGCCTATGCCGCGACGATCATGGTGCTGATGCTTTATGCGGCGGTCCACCTCGCGCTGGCGCTGCTGCTCGCGGCCTTTGCCTTTGCGCGGGTCGGGGCCGGCTATGTGTCCGACCGGCGGACGGCCGAAGTACGGATCGCGGCGATGTGGCAGGATTATGCGGCCGTGGCGACGTTGGTCGTGCTGCTCGCCACCAAGCTGCCGGCGGTGCTGGCATGA
- a CDS encoding formate/nitrite transporter family protein, with product MPDAAAPAVAESVDLRAPDAIAAEASEKGEAKAQLDFGVLAILALLAGVYISFGGLFAIVALAGADGVTAFGAAQLLAGLAFSLGLILVLLAGAELFTGNTLLIVAWAQGKVAMAAVLRALGLAYGFNFAGSLIVAAIVVAAGVHMAGGGAVGIAALEMADGKAKLAFGPALASGILANMLVCLAVWLSFGARSAADKILVIIPPITAFVSAGLEHSIANMFILPFAWGVKQFADPGFWTMTGATAAQYAAVTPSAFIGNLVPVTIGNIIGGFAVGAGYWFAYLRPRPR from the coding sequence ATGCCGGACGCAGCAGCCCCCGCGGTCGCCGAAAGTGTCGACCTGCGCGCGCCCGATGCGATCGCTGCCGAGGCAAGCGAGAAGGGGGAGGCCAAGGCGCAGCTCGATTTCGGCGTGCTGGCGATCCTGGCGCTGCTTGCCGGCGTCTATATCAGCTTTGGCGGCCTGTTCGCGATCGTGGCGCTGGCGGGCGCCGATGGAGTCACGGCATTCGGGGCGGCGCAACTGCTGGCCGGCCTGGCCTTTTCGCTCGGGCTGATCCTGGTGCTGCTGGCCGGCGCCGAGCTGTTCACCGGCAACACGCTGCTGATCGTCGCCTGGGCGCAAGGCAAGGTGGCGATGGCGGCGGTGCTGCGCGCACTGGGTCTCGCCTATGGCTTCAACTTCGCCGGGTCGCTGATCGTTGCCGCGATCGTCGTGGCTGCCGGCGTGCACATGGCGGGCGGCGGCGCCGTCGGTATCGCCGCGCTCGAAATGGCCGATGGCAAGGCGAAGCTGGCGTTCGGCCCGGCGCTGGCGAGCGGCATCCTCGCCAACATGCTGGTCTGCCTCGCCGTCTGGCTTTCGTTCGGGGCGCGCAGCGCTGCCGACAAGATCCTGGTGATCATTCCCCCGATCACGGCTTTCGTCTCCGCCGGGCTGGAACATTCGATTGCCAACATGTTCATCCTGCCCTTCGCCTGGGGCGTGAAGCAGTTCGCCGATCCCGGGTTCTGGACGATGACCGGCGCGACGGCGGCGCAATATGCAGCGGTCACGCCGTCTGCATTCATCGGCAATCTCGTTCCGGTGACAATCGGCAACATCATCGGCGGGTTCGCGGTGGGGGCAGGCTATTGGTTTGCCTATCTGCGTCCCCGGCCGCGGTGA
- a CDS encoding DUF2231 domain-containing protein — translation MPDNIPPQLIDPVRAHADFDNTSSKIAIAGHPIHAMLVAFPVAMAFGALGADGFYWLTGDVFWARAGLWACGMAFIFGVLAGIAGTVELLAVPGIRRRAASWSHFVFAMMLLSVLGANWGLRLGGYEQAVLPWGILVSALAVGATAITGWHGGKLVFDYHIGTASRGN, via the coding sequence GTGCCCGACAATATTCCGCCCCAGCTGATCGACCCGGTTCGCGCCCATGCCGATTTCGACAACACCTCGTCGAAGATCGCCATCGCCGGCCACCCGATCCACGCCATGCTGGTCGCGTTTCCCGTTGCGATGGCCTTTGGTGCGCTGGGTGCCGATGGCTTCTATTGGCTGACCGGCGATGTCTTCTGGGCGCGTGCCGGGCTGTGGGCATGCGGCATGGCGTTCATCTTCGGCGTGCTGGCGGGCATTGCCGGAACGGTCGAGCTGCTGGCCGTGCCGGGCATTCGCCGGCGCGCCGCAAGCTGGTCGCACTTCGTCTTTGCAATGATGCTGCTGTCCGTGCTCGGCGCCAACTGGGGCCTTCGCCTGGGCGGTTATGAACAGGCGGTTCTGCCCTGGGGCATATTGGTATCCGCCCTTGCGGTCGGCGCGACGGCCATCACCGGCTGGCACGGCGGCAAGCTGGTCTTCGATTATCACATCGGCACCGCATCAAGAGGCAATTGA
- a CDS encoding TonB-dependent receptor plug domain-containing protein, producing MTPSNSIPHIAMLRSILLGSCVLTLAASNAASAQETPLSPAAPVGAAQADAAPETDIVITGSRIRNATLTSPSPLQVVTAETIQNTGATNIQDVLSLIPAVGIPSQTRVANAGDTNPGLSTINLRNLGTDRTLVLIDGRRTVAGIPGTAQVDIGMIPPQFIERVDVLTGGASAVYGSDAIAGVVNFVYKKNFEGLQANAQAGISELGDDKRYNINATFGQNFADGRGNFMIFGGYNHEGNVPNTKRERTASQFASLGNLQRVGGNSDLNLTAAQNLFQRFASPSNVGPGGIFNFGGVGSRLILPDGSLDTFPAITRTTVNDPATIAKVERFGYNPAPVGQQASPSDQFTAAMRAHYDVTDNLNLFAETTFSTFKTVGRREASPMRTDSALGAFTGTNGFYPIQFAVRDPATGQSVILNNPLVPTSVFNAADNRANNDAINSKDVSFLLRTTGFGDGTRSTPTERDNFRGVLGGELKLGGDWTADAYYQYGFTKQTQGMTGLADLNRLAQSLQAIPDVFDFNNNGNRTEAICVDANARAQGCVPVNVYGLNADGTSKISPAAAAYLQTELSRQSKQVLQSAALNVGGTLFQLPAGPVQVVLGAEWRNESSSDDFDPLTNTARNGYVQLLDTSGSFNVKEAYGEVVVPILRDTPFFQNLTLRGAARVSDYSTVGTFSAWNIGGDWAPVEDIRFRAVYASAVRAPNIGELFAASAAGIITINDPCQGVTLTATSALAQNCRANPGVLANIQQNGSFTLTSSDTAGVGSITAANPDIRQETGKTLTLGMVLNPRSIDALRNFTFSVDYFDIRLEDAINRLQAATVLNKCYLNGLPEFCQFIERRQQPSGAFSAGSVEQVTRGLINSGGSFARGLDFTFSYNTSLFDGTGSIGGSWTHLLKQGQIQLAGDAYDNTMGEIGTPRDSGNLTIGWENRNFGFTFINEYVGKQMFDFENYQTGFRLADGSLPDQKLFTIASKIYSSLQVRYKGIEHFELYAGVNNLFDVDQPPLWVGTPNGSPNAVWDIIGRRYYAGVRAKF from the coding sequence ATGACACCGTCGAACTCGATTCCGCATATCGCGATGTTGCGCAGCATACTGCTGGGCTCATGCGTCCTGACGCTCGCTGCGTCCAACGCGGCATCCGCACAGGAAACACCGCTGTCACCGGCAGCGCCGGTCGGTGCGGCGCAGGCCGATGCGGCGCCGGAAACCGACATCGTCATCACCGGCAGCCGCATCCGGAACGCGACGCTGACATCGCCGTCGCCGCTGCAGGTGGTGACGGCCGAGACGATCCAGAACACCGGCGCGACCAACATCCAGGACGTGCTGTCGCTGATCCCCGCCGTGGGCATCCCGAGCCAGACTCGCGTTGCCAACGCCGGCGATACCAATCCGGGTCTTTCGACGATCAACCTGCGCAACCTCGGCACCGACCGCACGCTGGTGCTGATCGACGGTCGCCGCACCGTCGCGGGCATCCCCGGGACCGCCCAGGTCGATATCGGCATGATCCCCCCGCAGTTCATCGAGCGGGTCGACGTGCTGACCGGCGGCGCGTCGGCCGTCTACGGGTCCGATGCCATCGCCGGCGTCGTCAACTTTGTCTACAAGAAGAACTTCGAAGGGCTCCAGGCCAATGCCCAGGCGGGCATTTCGGAGCTTGGTGACGACAAGCGCTACAATATCAATGCGACATTCGGCCAGAATTTTGCCGATGGCCGCGGCAATTTCATGATCTTCGGCGGCTACAACCACGAAGGCAATGTGCCCAACACCAAGCGCGAGAGGACGGCGTCGCAGTTCGCCAGCCTCGGCAATCTCCAGCGTGTGGGCGGCAACAGCGATCTCAACCTCACCGCGGCGCAGAACCTGTTCCAGCGCTTCGCGTCGCCGTCGAACGTCGGGCCGGGCGGCATCTTCAACTTCGGCGGCGTTGGCAGCCGGCTGATCCTGCCCGATGGTTCGCTCGATACCTTCCCGGCCATCACCCGCACGACCGTCAACGATCCGGCCACCATCGCCAAGGTCGAGCGCTTCGGCTACAATCCCGCTCCCGTCGGACAACAGGCATCACCGTCCGACCAGTTCACGGCGGCGATGCGCGCGCACTATGACGTGACCGACAATCTCAACCTGTTTGCCGAAACCACCTTTTCGACCTTCAAGACGGTAGGTCGCCGCGAAGCCTCGCCGATGCGGACGGACAGCGCACTGGGCGCGTTCACCGGCACCAACGGTTTCTACCCGATCCAGTTCGCGGTCCGCGATCCTGCCACAGGCCAGTCGGTCATCCTCAACAACCCGCTGGTGCCGACATCGGTCTTCAATGCGGCGGACAACCGCGCCAACAACGATGCGATCAACTCCAAGGACGTCAGCTTCCTTCTTCGCACGACGGGCTTCGGCGACGGGACGCGCAGCACGCCGACCGAGCGCGACAATTTCCGTGGCGTGCTGGGCGGCGAGTTGAAGCTGGGCGGCGACTGGACGGCCGACGCCTATTATCAATATGGCTTCACCAAGCAGACGCAGGGCATGACCGGCCTCGCCGATCTCAACCGCCTCGCCCAGTCGTTGCAGGCGATCCCCGACGTGTTCGACTTCAACAACAACGGCAACCGGACCGAGGCGATCTGCGTCGACGCCAACGCCCGGGCGCAGGGTTGCGTCCCGGTCAACGTCTATGGCCTCAATGCCGATGGCACGAGCAAGATTTCGCCCGCCGCGGCCGCCTATCTGCAGACCGAGCTGAGCCGCCAGTCGAAGCAAGTGCTGCAGAGTGCGGCGCTGAACGTCGGCGGCACTTTGTTCCAGCTGCCGGCCGGGCCTGTCCAGGTGGTGCTGGGCGCCGAGTGGCGCAACGAATCGAGCAGTGACGATTTCGATCCGCTGACCAACACGGCGCGCAACGGCTATGTCCAGTTGCTCGATACGTCGGGCAGTTTCAACGTCAAGGAAGCCTATGGCGAAGTCGTCGTGCCGATCCTGCGCGACACGCCGTTCTTCCAGAACCTGACCCTGCGCGGCGCCGCGCGCGTTTCCGATTATTCGACCGTCGGAACCTTTTCGGCGTGGAACATCGGCGGTGACTGGGCGCCGGTCGAGGACATCCGGTTCCGGGCGGTCTATGCGAGCGCCGTCCGCGCGCCGAATATCGGCGAATTGTTCGCTGCCTCGGCCGCTGGGATCATCACCATCAACGATCCGTGCCAGGGGGTGACGCTGACAGCGACGAGCGCGCTTGCCCAGAACTGCCGCGCCAATCCCGGCGTGCTCGCCAACATCCAGCAGAACGGGTCGTTCACCCTGACGTCGTCGGACACGGCGGGCGTCGGCAGCATCACCGCCGCCAATCCCGACATCCGGCAGGAAACCGGCAAGACGCTGACGCTGGGCATGGTGCTCAACCCGCGGTCGATCGATGCGCTGCGCAACTTCACCTTCAGTGTCGATTATTTCGACATCCGGCTGGAGGACGCGATCAATCGGCTCCAGGCGGCCACGGTGCTCAACAAATGCTACCTCAATGGCTTGCCGGAATTCTGCCAGTTCATCGAACGGCGCCAGCAGCCGTCGGGGGCGTTCAGCGCCGGTTCGGTCGAGCAGGTCACGCGCGGCCTGATCAACAGCGGCGGGTCGTTCGCCCGCGGCCTCGACTTTACCTTCAGCTACAACACCAGCCTGTTCGATGGTACCGGCTCGATCGGCGGCAGCTGGACGCATCTGCTCAAGCAGGGCCAGATCCAGCTCGCCGGCGACGCCTATGACAACACCATGGGCGAAATCGGGACGCCGCGCGATTCGGGCAACCTCACGATCGGTTGGGAAAACCGGAACTTCGGCTTCACCTTCATCAACGAATATGTCGGCAAGCAGATGTTCGACTTCGAAAATTATCAGACCGGCTTCCGCCTGGCCGATGGTTCGTTGCCCGATCAGAAGCTGTTCACGATCGCGTCGAAAATCTATTCGAGCCTGCAGGTCCGGTACAAGGGCATCGAGCACTTCGAGCTTTATGCCGGTGTCAACAACCTGTTCGACGTCGATCAGCCACCGCTGTGGGTCGGGACGCCGAACGGCAGCCCCAACGCGGTCTGGGACATCATCGGCCGCCGCTATTATGCCGGTGTCCGCGCCAAATTCTGA
- a CDS encoding CopD family protein → MTLLVALKFVHIATLVIWCAGLLALPIMLAGDHRDQSQAEYTRLRLTLQYAYIGVVTPAAVIAVGAGTALIFLAGVFVPWMFAKLVAVGFLVGLHGLTGHAIIAVGETPNDARLRYAVPRIVAALGLMAVTLLLVLAKPDISLDLVPGWLRQPLALQLPLDAVPM, encoded by the coding sequence ATGACGCTGCTGGTGGCGCTCAAGTTCGTCCACATCGCGACGCTTGTCATCTGGTGCGCCGGGCTGCTGGCGCTGCCGATCATGCTGGCCGGCGACCATCGCGACCAGTCGCAGGCCGAATACACGCGACTGCGGTTGACGCTGCAATATGCCTATATCGGTGTCGTGACGCCGGCGGCCGTGATCGCGGTCGGTGCCGGGACGGCGTTGATCTTTCTCGCCGGCGTCTTTGTCCCCTGGATGTTCGCCAAGCTGGTCGCGGTGGGCTTTCTGGTCGGGCTGCACGGCCTGACCGGCCATGCCATCATTGCCGTGGGCGAGACGCCGAACGACGCGCGGCTGCGCTATGCCGTGCCGCGCATCGTCGCAGCGCTGGGCCTGATGGCGGTCACGCTGCTGCTCGTGCTGGCCAAGCCGGACATTTCGCTCGACCTGGTTCCGGGCTGGCTGAGGCAGCCGCTCGCGCTTCAATTGCCTCTTGATGCGGTGCCGATGTGA
- a CDS encoding cytochrome c oxidase assembly protein: MMTAYCGPPPTPLDWLAQWNFDPLVIGGLALLLVGGYRLAAATHRTMVVAAVAVLALLFVSPLCGLTTALFSARALHHLLLVTVAAPLLALAFPHGRRAATGGPFLLATAVFWAWHIPVLYGAALADTGLYWLMQASLLATAVVFWRAVFSPGETAGALIAVIGATAQMGLLGALLAFAPLPLYAPHLASTLPWGLGPLADQQLAGMIMWVPGMLPYGIAAAVLARRGWRLAAT, from the coding sequence ATGATGACAGCCTATTGCGGCCCGCCGCCGACCCCGCTGGACTGGCTGGCGCAATGGAATTTCGACCCCCTTGTGATCGGCGGACTGGCGCTGTTGCTGGTCGGCGGCTATCGGCTGGCCGCTGCGACCCACCGCACGATGGTTGTTGCAGCCGTTGCGGTGCTCGCATTGTTGTTCGTGTCGCCGTTGTGCGGCCTCACGACAGCCCTGTTCTCGGCACGCGCCCTGCATCACCTGCTGCTGGTGACTGTGGCGGCGCCACTGCTTGCGCTGGCGTTTCCGCATGGCCGGCGTGCCGCCACCGGCGGACCTTTCCTATTGGCGACCGCGGTCTTCTGGGCCTGGCACATCCCTGTGCTCTATGGGGCGGCGCTGGCCGATACCGGCCTCTACTGGCTGATGCAGGCGAGCCTCCTTGCGACGGCGGTGGTGTTCTGGCGCGCGGTGTTCTCGCCGGGTGAGACGGCGGGCGCGCTGATCGCAGTGATCGGTGCCACGGCCCAGATGGGCCTGCTCGGTGCCTTGCTGGCGTTCGCACCGCTGCCGCTTTACGCGCCGCACCTCGCATCGACCCTGCCATGGGGCCTGGGTCCGCTGGCCGACCAGCAGCTGGCGGGAATGATCATGTGGGTTCCCGGGATGCTGCCTTACGGCATCGCGGCCGCGGTGCTGGCGCGGCGCGGTTGGCGGCTGGCGGCGACATGA